Genomic window (Streptomyces sp. NBC_01431):
TTCGGCGAGGCCGTCGAGGAGTTCGGCGGTGATCGCCTCGACCCGGCCCCGCATCGCCTCGGTGCGCCGGGCCGTGAAGCTGGGGGCGACCAGTTTGCGTAGCCGCGCATGGTCGGGACCGTACGTCGAGAGCATGTTGACCACGCCGACCCAGCCCAGGACCCAGGCCCAGCCGGGGTGTTGGTCCAGCTCCGGGAAGAGCGACCAGTGCTTGCGGGGGTCCTTGCTCACCTGCGGATCGAGGATCAGAGTCTTGAGGGTGTCGTAACCGGTTGGTGCCCAGGCGGGGATGCCGCCCGGCAGCGTGACGGGCACGATCGGCCCGAGTGCGCGCAGGCGGGCGCTCTCGGCGGCTATGTCCGCACCGAACGGGTCGAGGGGCACACGGGCGGGCGCGCTCATTCTCGGTCCCTCCTGACTGAGTAGGTGGCTAACCTGCCCAGTACACACCGGTGTTGACCCGCCCCTCGTCGCCTTTGGCCGAACCTGGACGTTCTCTCCCCCCATCGGACCGGCCGCTCAAGCCGTCTCCAGTGCCTGGGCAACCAGCTTGAGGAACGCCGCCTGGGCACGGGCGCTGCATGGAGACTCCGGGTTCCAGTCGAGGACGCGGGCTCCGCCCTCCAGGGCGCGCCACGACGGGTTGGCCCGCAGCGTGTCGGGCGCGGCCGCGTTCGACCTGGCGTCGGCGAGGACGATGGCCGGGCGCAGTTCGGCCGCTTCGTGCCAGCCGGTCGTGGACCAGTTGGTTCCGGTGCCCCCCTCCGGCTCGACCAGGGCGACGCCGTACGCCGCGAGGTCGAGCAGTTGGGGCCAGGCCCGGGGCCTCGCGAGGTGGACCTGGTCGGGACCCGCGGCGGACAGGGCGAGAACGCGGGGCGCGGGAGCCCGCGCGGCGGCCGCCCGCAGGCGGTCCTCGGCGGCTTCCAGCTCCGCGGTGTCCTCGGGGGCCGCCCCCAACGACCGTGCGAGATCGGCGAATCGGGCCCGCACCTGGGCCGGTGTGCGGGACGCTCCCACGTCCAGAACGACCAGCGGGACCTGCTCTTCCAGATGCTTGGCGACCTCGGGATCCAGCCCGTACACCTGGCCGCCACCGTACGCAACGGCCACCACCAGGTCCGGTCCGGCGCCCAGCAGCGCCTCGACGCCGAGGTCCGCGCCCGCCCCCAGGTAGCCGACCTCGGTCCGCGGCAGCGCGCCGGACTTGGCGGGATCGGGTTCGGCGCCGTCGTGGAAGGACCCGAACACCGCCACGGGACGGAGCCCCAGGTCCCAGAGCGTGGCGCCGGCCTGTATGTAGGCCACCACGCGGTACGGGCGGGCCGCCGCGGTCGACACGTGCCCGCGGTCGTCCGGGAATTGCCAGGCCGTCTGCTCCATCACGCCATCCGCCCCCAATGCGGTCGCGTTCGCCGCTCGTACGAAGCCGTACCCCGCTTGTCTGCCCAACGCCCGGACGAGTCACCCTTGTTCCCGGACCGGCACGACGATGGCCCCGGCCTGAGGGCCGGGGCCAGGGGAACATCGGTCGCGTTACTGGCCGACGTTACGGAACCGCCGGTAGAGCAGCGAGCCGCCGACGAGCAGGACGGCGGACGCGGGAGCGGCGAAGCCGACGCCGTCGGAACCGGTGTGCGCGAGGGTCGCGCCCTCCGCCGAGACGACCGGGGCGGCCGGTTCGGCCGGGGCGGGCGCAGCCGGGATCGACCTCACCGGGGGCGCGGTCGGCGCGGCGGGGTGGTCCGGACGCGGCGCGGAGTGGTTCACGGCCTTGTTGCCGAAGGCCGGGTTGCCGATCCCGACGACGTTGACCGAGTTCCCGCTGATGTTCACCGGAAGATCGATGGGCAGTTGGAGGCCGTTGCCGGAGAGCACCCCGGGCGAATCCTTCGCCTCACCCTCCGCGGAGGCCCCGCCGCCGTTGACGGAGTTCGACGAGCCGGACTTCTCCGACTTGTCGCCGTGGTGCGCGGACGAGTCGTTGGCGCACTTGTTACCCGCGGCGGGGTTGAGCAGCCCGAGCACGTCGACGGTGTTCCCGCACGCGTTGACCGGGACGTCCACCGGCAGCTGGATGGCATTGCCCGCCAGCAATCCCGGGGAGGCTTCAGCAGCGCCGGCGGCGGTCGAGTCCGCGTACGCATAACCGGTCGCGGCCAG
Coding sequences:
- a CDS encoding ABC transporter substrate-binding protein, which gives rise to MEQTAWQFPDDRGHVSTAAARPYRVVAYIQAGATLWDLGLRPVAVFGSFHDGAEPDPAKSGALPRTEVGYLGAGADLGVEALLGAGPDLVVAVAYGGGQVYGLDPEVAKHLEEQVPLVVLDVGASRTPAQVRARFADLARSLGAAPEDTAELEAAEDRLRAAAARAPAPRVLALSAAGPDQVHLARPRAWPQLLDLAAYGVALVEPEGGTGTNWSTTGWHEAAELRPAIVLADARSNAAAPDTLRANPSWRALEGGARVLDWNPESPCSARAQAAFLKLVAQALETA
- a CDS encoding chaplin, which codes for MKGLVTVVATGGVLAATGYAYADSTAAGAAEASPGLLAGNAIQLPVDVPVNACGNTVDVLGLLNPAAGNKCANDSSAHHGDKSEKSGSSNSVNGGGASAEGEAKDSPGVLSGNGLQLPIDLPVNISGNSVNVVGIGNPAFGNKAVNHSAPRPDHPAAPTAPPVRSIPAAPAPAEPAAPVVSAEGATLAHTGSDGVGFAAPASAVLLVGGSLLYRRFRNVGQ